The following proteins come from a genomic window of Leptospira dzoumogneensis:
- a CDS encoding SHOCT domain-containing protein → MRKLSRRNWEKLAACLKKPIRAKKKNLKLLSFFLTLLFTISCLSSQRKGMASSSDSIVLYYLKKSSETPIFLQAESWLPIASGVLTGAGPDQLDKTEFISRWEKLFKFTGVSDTGVFNSEPIRVFTEEESSRLGELLYRAETEIPDGLPQAYQVIIKREDPIRPGLRIRRTVFYIRNSPEGIVLEFSEVGQVLDFQTSYSFQDWTLVPIVKPGPSANNSIYLPEIRPEGLDYLVSATEGEEVKNRILIKNGFWTANPSKKVIGTPAKKIPKTIEDRLRTLQELLDKGLISKQEYEKKKAEILKEL, encoded by the coding sequence GTGCGAAAATTAAGCCGGAGGAATTGGGAAAAATTGGCAGCATGCTTAAAAAAACCGATTCGGGCAAAAAAGAAAAATCTTAAACTTCTAAGTTTCTTTCTTACCCTTCTATTTACGATCTCCTGTTTGTCTTCCCAAAGAAAGGGAATGGCTTCCTCTTCGGATTCAATCGTATTATATTATCTTAAAAAAAGCTCCGAGACCCCGATCTTCTTACAAGCGGAGTCTTGGCTGCCTATCGCCTCAGGCGTTTTGACCGGCGCGGGGCCGGACCAATTGGATAAGACTGAGTTCATTTCCAGATGGGAAAAACTTTTTAAGTTCACCGGAGTTTCGGACACAGGAGTTTTTAACTCTGAACCGATCCGAGTATTTACGGAAGAAGAATCTTCCCGCCTCGGAGAATTATTATACAGAGCGGAAACGGAAATCCCGGACGGACTTCCGCAAGCTTACCAGGTAATTATAAAAAGAGAAGATCCTATCCGTCCAGGACTCAGGATCAGAAGGACCGTTTTTTATATTAGAAATAGTCCGGAAGGAATCGTATTAGAATTTTCTGAAGTAGGACAGGTGCTTGATTTTCAGACTTCGTATTCTTTTCAGGACTGGACATTGGTTCCTATCGTAAAGCCGGGACCTTCTGCCAATAATTCTATTTATCTTCCTGAGATCCGCCCTGAAGGTTTGGATTATCTTGTTTCGGCAACAGAAGGGGAAGAAGTCAAAAATCGTATTCTAATTAAGAACGGTTTTTGGACTGCGAATCCTTCTAAGAAGGTTATTGGAACTCCTGCCAAAAAAATCCCTAAAACTATAGAGGATCGTCTTAGAACTTTGCAGGAACTTTTGGATAAGGGATTGATCTCTAAACAGGAATACGAAAAGAAGAAGGCGGAAATCCTAAAAGAGCTGTAG
- a CDS encoding M48 family metallopeptidase, translated as MLRNRLLFFVILLASGAAISFLAVKSKANVEMPATLSPAFQLLGKPIKTLDRSLTKLMPISDLDEKKLGDSVALRYESYADEKDPDLIYLRSLVSNLTLGKEKRFEYRIFIMDSSIPNAYAMPGGILFVTKGLLSMVNSEAELVAVIGHEIGHVELSHCMDMVRGELLAKKIGASTLGELADLTASLLLRPSFGKNQEDEADSYGYDLLLREYYDPFAMGRTFLKLQEASGGKENASSPIQEYFMTHPYLSHRSEKFTEKAKREEEGKYYVGKKNLKKRVSRYQDELDKEFVKY; from the coding sequence ATGCTCCGTAATCGATTATTATTCTTTGTTATACTTTTAGCGTCAGGCGCAGCCATCTCGTTTTTGGCGGTAAAGAGTAAGGCGAATGTAGAAATGCCTGCCACTCTTTCTCCTGCCTTTCAACTGCTCGGAAAACCGATCAAAACATTGGATCGTTCTCTCACAAAACTTATGCCTATCAGCGACCTAGATGAGAAGAAGTTGGGAGATTCAGTTGCATTACGTTACGAATCCTATGCGGACGAAAAAGATCCGGACCTGATCTATTTAAGAAGTTTGGTCTCCAATCTAACTCTAGGAAAAGAGAAAAGATTCGAATATAGGATTTTTATAATGGATTCTTCCATTCCGAACGCGTATGCGATGCCCGGAGGGATCTTATTTGTGACTAAGGGACTTCTCTCCATGGTAAACTCGGAGGCGGAATTAGTCGCGGTGATCGGACATGAGATCGGACACGTAGAACTTTCCCACTGCATGGATATGGTAAGAGGCGAATTATTAGCGAAGAAGATCGGCGCCTCTACTTTAGGAGAGTTGGCGGATCTAACCGCTTCCTTACTTTTAAGACCTTCTTTCGGAAAAAACCAAGAAGATGAAGCGGACTCCTACGGTTACGATCTATTGCTCAGAGAATATTACGACCCGTTCGCAATGGGAAGGACATTCCTAAAACTACAAGAAGCAAGCGGTGGAAAGGAAAATGCCTCTTCTCCCATCCAAGAATATTTTATGACACATCCTTATCTTTCTCATCGCTCCGAAAAATTTACGGAGAAGGCGAAACGAGAAGAAGAAGGAAAATATTATGTAGGGAAGAAGAACTTAAAGAAACGTGTCAGCCGCTACCAAGACGAACTTGATAAAGAATTCGTAAAGTACTGA
- a CDS encoding SIMPL domain-containing protein has translation MKKILFGCILLFASVTSAFSEQEKVLIVSGFSKVAVPAELVEIRIGVETESKTAEEAHEKTSSKTDSLVKYLKKQSLLSLQTEAIRLQTIYEYPKSGGRQIKGYVASNTVLIRAKVEYAGKLIDESIQNGANQIIGIRLQATDANLEKASQEALQLAAKDARKKADIILSALGLKFKDFVEIRADFQEISEPLPVMDGFQTMSAKSATPIEAGNLFREAKILLKVSY, from the coding sequence ATGAAAAAAATATTATTCGGGTGCATATTATTATTCGCTAGTGTAACTTCCGCATTTTCAGAACAGGAAAAAGTCCTGATCGTAAGCGGATTCTCCAAAGTTGCAGTTCCAGCAGAATTAGTAGAGATACGGATCGGAGTAGAAACAGAATCTAAAACGGCAGAAGAAGCTCATGAGAAAACTTCTTCAAAAACTGATTCTCTCGTAAAATATCTCAAAAAGCAGTCCTTACTATCGCTACAAACGGAAGCAATTCGTCTGCAAACAATATACGAATATCCTAAATCTGGAGGAAGACAGATCAAAGGTTATGTAGCGTCCAATACAGTTTTAATAAGAGCTAAAGTAGAATATGCAGGCAAACTTATAGATGAATCCATACAAAATGGAGCGAATCAAATTATAGGTATCCGATTGCAGGCAACGGATGCAAACTTAGAGAAGGCTTCTCAAGAAGCTTTGCAGTTAGCAGCGAAGGATGCTCGTAAAAAAGCTGATATAATTCTCTCCGCACTCGGTTTAAAATTTAAGGATTTTGTAGAGATAAGAGCGGACTTCCAAGAAATTTCCGAACCACTCCCTGTAATGGACGGTTTTCAAACTATGAGCGCAAAATCTGCGACTCCAATCGAAGCTGGAAATTTATTTCGTGAAGCGAAGATCTTATTGAAGGTTTCTTATTAA
- the fliW gene encoding flagellar assembly protein FliW — MIEIQSKPFGKIKVSERQLIKFPEGLLGFGGYKSFALIEEDEESVFKWLQSIDEVDLAFVVIPPSLFKKEYKPVLSQEELSQIGLQDVSEALTLVIVTIPNDDPASMTANLQGPILINKTDLTGRQFVSRNEIHSVRERILESATVEMS; from the coding sequence ATGATTGAGATCCAAAGCAAACCTTTCGGAAAAATAAAAGTTTCGGAGCGACAACTTATCAAATTTCCGGAAGGACTTCTAGGTTTCGGGGGATACAAAAGTTTTGCCCTAATCGAAGAAGACGAAGAGTCGGTATTCAAATGGCTGCAGTCCATCGACGAAGTGGACCTTGCTTTCGTAGTAATTCCACCTTCTTTATTTAAAAAAGAATATAAACCTGTTTTGAGCCAGGAAGAACTTTCTCAAATCGGGTTGCAGGATGTTTCGGAAGCTTTGACCTTAGTCATTGTGACGATTCCGAACGACGATCCGGCTTCTATGACTGCAAATCTACAGGGCCCTATTTTGATCAATAAGACTGATTTGACCGGTCGCCAATTCGTATCACGTAACGAGATCCATTCCGTTCGTGAAAGAATTTTGGAAAGCGCCACTGTGGAGATGTCCTAA
- a CDS encoding flagellar hook-associated protein 3, with product MRITNMMQNNSLVRTLNRHQLSLDETQNQLGTGQRIRTPSDDPGRATNQMFFRSRMNELDTFQANIDDGFGRLQQIDGELDRIGNLFQRARVLAVQASNGIYQGDKGFELEVAVGKEIDELLRALVDIANTRDATGRPLFGGHVIERPPFEPIESKIKGLQGLELKNQYIGVEYRGDIGEQIREIEKGEYIPVTIPGNKVFWGTNMSVTSRVDNSGYVAVSDQKFKIDGVEIQVSAGDTIDDIIDKINNSPIEAKANKLAQDNISLSSTAPHQIWLEDVDGGTVLRDIGLIDSGNSEPPNNYSKSATVTGLSVFDVLIQFRNDLIQKDQERISGRDIQDLDLALENVLRYRSIVGARMNRMEEHSQRVSFDKSYMTELLAKNEGIDFPETIMNLKWLETIHQYALNVGSKVIKSTLMDFLR from the coding sequence ATGCGGATCACTAACATGATGCAAAATAACAGCCTGGTGAGGACTTTGAATCGTCACCAGTTGTCTTTGGACGAAACCCAAAACCAATTGGGTACTGGGCAAAGAATTAGGACTCCTTCCGATGATCCTGGAAGAGCGACCAACCAGATGTTCTTCCGTTCCAGGATGAACGAGTTGGATACTTTCCAAGCAAACATTGACGACGGTTTCGGAAGATTACAGCAGATCGACGGTGAGTTGGATAGAATAGGGAACTTATTCCAAAGAGCGAGAGTTCTTGCAGTCCAAGCTTCCAACGGTATTTACCAAGGTGATAAAGGTTTCGAATTAGAAGTCGCTGTAGGTAAAGAGATAGATGAATTATTAAGAGCGTTAGTCGATATTGCGAACACTAGAGATGCCACTGGAAGACCTCTTTTCGGCGGACATGTGATCGAAAGACCTCCTTTTGAACCGATTGAATCAAAGATCAAAGGACTCCAAGGTTTGGAATTAAAAAACCAATACATCGGAGTGGAATATAGAGGAGATATCGGAGAACAGATCAGAGAGATCGAAAAGGGAGAATATATCCCTGTTACTATTCCCGGAAACAAAGTGTTCTGGGGAACAAACATGAGTGTTACCAGTCGTGTGGATAACTCAGGTTACGTTGCAGTCTCCGATCAAAAGTTCAAGATAGATGGAGTAGAGATCCAGGTTTCTGCTGGTGATACCATCGATGATATCATAGATAAGATCAATAACTCTCCGATAGAAGCTAAGGCGAATAAACTCGCTCAGGATAATATCAGTCTTAGTTCCACTGCACCTCACCAGATCTGGTTAGAGGATGTGGACGGAGGAACTGTTCTGAGAGATATCGGTCTGATCGATTCCGGAAATTCCGAACCTCCTAATAATTACAGTAAGTCTGCAACTGTTACCGGACTTTCCGTATTCGATGTATTGATCCAATTCAGGAACGATTTGATCCAGAAAGACCAAGAAAGAATTTCAGGTCGTGATATCCAAGACTTGGATCTTGCATTGGAGAATGTTCTTCGTTATAGATCCATTGTAGGTGCAAGGATGAATCGTATGGAGGAACATTCTCAAAGAGTTTCCTTTGATAAATCCTATATGACCGAACTACTTGCTAAAAATGAAGGAATCGATTTCCCGGAAACTATCATGAACTTGAAGTGGCTAGAAACGATCCATCAATATGCACTTAACGTAGGATCCAAAGTAATCAAATCCACTTTGATGGACTTTTTAAGATAA
- the flgK gene encoding flagellar hook-associated protein FlgK, with translation MGSTFSGLEIGKRGLAAHQQALQTTGHNISNADNKHYSRQRVVLQATDPLYEPSLNRAHLPGQIGQGVEIASIERVRDNFIDDRIIETSGVKDYWAAKNEYLYQAENIFNEPNGTTLRTLMDKFWSSWEELANYPEDNAHRSVVLEKAQGLGSRIEDVYHKLSQLRDQSNREIEAHGLHLNTIGENIRTLNERIAKSEALGDRPNDLYDKRDALLQELSGLTDITIGRSDEDELMVFIGQQILVQGGKLNKVDILGNPAKDGLLDLYWKVTGDPVLLRKGRLQGLIEVRDRILGEKIDQVDALAINVMDVINEIHKDGFGLNGNTNQNFFDIRSLALNTFGEYDSDGDGQNDISAIFRVTGKNTLDPDRPVGISGTMTFLKPDEKETQVLIPYSANDTLNGIIKRINASKVGVVAYMNHDNQLAFKATVAEDSPKKNFILRHIEDSGELLVGLTGMLMASGPSGAYDYKRLGEITKLQSKPEDITLTPHFHPSSHFKVNEHIANNVANIAAARGKDVGGTGDYNSPGGHKDGRNALLVASSLRNNPVMVDYSKTTDDFYNSLISKLATEARESKQEFGIQSDLMTELENMRQSVMGVSLDEEMANMVQFQHSYNASAKMINTMNEILDTIINRLGA, from the coding sequence ATGGGATCCACATTCTCCGGATTAGAAATTGGTAAAAGAGGTCTTGCAGCTCACCAGCAAGCCTTACAAACTACCGGCCATAATATTTCAAACGCGGATAATAAACATTATTCCCGCCAAAGAGTCGTTTTGCAAGCTACGGATCCTCTGTACGAACCTTCTTTGAATCGTGCTCATCTTCCCGGCCAGATCGGTCAAGGTGTTGAGATCGCTTCCATCGAACGTGTTAGGGATAATTTTATCGATGATAGGATTATCGAAACCTCAGGTGTGAAGGATTATTGGGCGGCAAAGAACGAATATCTTTACCAAGCAGAGAATATTTTCAACGAGCCTAACGGTACTACTCTTAGAACTTTAATGGATAAATTCTGGTCTTCTTGGGAAGAACTCGCGAATTATCCTGAAGATAACGCACATCGTTCCGTCGTTTTGGAAAAAGCACAAGGCCTCGGAAGTAGAATTGAAGATGTGTATCATAAGCTTTCTCAATTGAGAGACCAATCGAACCGTGAGATCGAAGCTCATGGACTTCATTTGAATACGATCGGTGAGAATATCCGTACTTTAAACGAAAGGATCGCTAAGTCGGAAGCATTAGGTGATAGACCGAATGATCTTTACGACAAAAGAGATGCTCTTCTCCAAGAGCTTTCCGGTTTGACTGACATCACAATCGGCAGAAGCGACGAAGACGAGCTGATGGTATTTATAGGCCAACAGATCTTGGTCCAAGGCGGAAAACTCAACAAAGTAGATATATTAGGAAATCCTGCTAAAGATGGTCTATTAGATCTTTATTGGAAGGTTACTGGAGATCCGGTCCTTCTTCGCAAAGGAAGACTACAGGGCCTGATCGAAGTTAGAGACAGGATCCTTGGTGAGAAGATCGACCAAGTGGATGCTCTTGCGATCAACGTTATGGACGTGATCAACGAGATCCATAAAGACGGTTTCGGTCTGAATGGAAATACGAATCAGAACTTCTTCGATATTCGTTCTTTGGCGCTGAATACTTTCGGTGAATATGATTCGGACGGAGACGGTCAGAATGATATCTCCGCTATCTTTAGAGTAACAGGTAAGAATACTCTGGATCCGGATCGTCCTGTAGGGATCAGCGGAACCATGACATTCTTAAAGCCTGATGAAAAAGAAACTCAGGTTTTAATTCCTTATTCTGCAAATGATACTCTGAACGGTATTATCAAGCGTATCAACGCTTCTAAGGTTGGTGTTGTGGCTTATATGAACCATGATAACCAATTGGCATTCAAAGCGACTGTTGCGGAAGATTCTCCTAAGAAAAATTTCATTCTTAGACATATTGAAGATTCCGGGGAATTATTGGTCGGTTTGACCGGCATGCTGATGGCTTCCGGACCTTCCGGTGCTTATGATTACAAACGTTTGGGTGAGATCACTAAACTTCAATCTAAGCCAGAAGACATTACTTTAACTCCACATTTTCATCCTTCTTCTCATTTTAAAGTGAATGAGCATATTGCGAATAACGTAGCAAATATCGCAGCTGCAAGAGGAAAAGACGTCGGTGGAACAGGAGATTATAACTCTCCCGGGGGTCATAAGGACGGTAGGAATGCTCTATTAGTAGCTTCTTCCCTTAGAAACAATCCTGTGATGGTGGATTATTCCAAAACCACGGATGATTTTTATAATAGTCTGATCTCTAAACTTGCTACTGAAGCAAGAGAATCAAAACAAGAATTTGGGATCCAATCTGATCTTATGACCGAGCTCGAGAACATGAGACAATCGGTGATGGGTGTAAGTTTGGACGAGGAAATGGCCAATATGGTCCAGTTCCAGCACTCGTACAATGCGTCTGCGAAGATGATCAACACTATGAATGAAATTCTAGATACGATCATCAATCGTTTGGGCGCGTAA
- the csrA gene encoding carbon storage regulator CsrA, with protein sequence MLVLARRTNESIIIGDDIEIVIVDIKGDQVKIGVKAPKEVSVHRAEVYREIQAENKKAAGAKIKPEELGKIGSMLKKTDSGKKEKS encoded by the coding sequence GTGCTCGTACTAGCTAGGCGTACTAATGAATCCATCATTATAGGTGACGATATTGAGATCGTTATCGTGGATATCAAAGGGGATCAAGTAAAGATCGGGGTCAAGGCTCCTAAAGAAGTTTCCGTTCACAGAGCGGAAGTATATCGTGAGATCCAGGCTGAGAACAAGAAGGCCGCCGGTGCGAAAATTAAGCCGGAGGAATTGGGAAAAATTGGCAGCATGCTTAAAAAAACCGATTCGGGCAAAAAAGAAAAATCTTAA